The following nucleotide sequence is from Halapricum desulfuricans.
GCGCGACTACGTGGGGGTGAGTGGGTCCGATAGCGTCCGTGAGACAGCGAAACTACTGCTCGAAGAGGAGACGCCGGGAGCAGTCGTTCTGAAGGGCCGAGAGCCGATCGGGATCGTCACTGCTAGTGACGCCCTTTCGTGGCTTGTCGGCGACGAGAGTGCCGACGCGTCCGTAACCGAGTGCATGTCCGATGTCGTGCCCGAGGTCGCGCCCGATCAGCCGATCGAGGCCGCCGTCGATGAACTGTTCGCGCAGTCGGCGACGATGCTGGTCGTGACTGACAACGGTGGCGAGCCGCTCGGCGTACTCACCCAGCGCGACGTGATCGCGGCGACGACGTTCACGCCGGGCGAAGTCACCGCCGAGCGGAACGCCGAGCCGGCGCGTCTCGAATCCGAGTCGCAAGCGCCGGCCGACGCGGACGGCGGCTACAGCGAGCAGGGGATCTGCGAGCGGTGCGGCGCGCTCACCTCCGACCTCGTCTCATTCAACGGACAACTGCTCTGCCCGGACTGCCGTGACGTCTGATAGTCCCGGCGTCGACTGGTCGACCTGTCTCGACAGCGGGCACTCGAAGACGAGGCGTGATGACAGCAACGTATGAGCGACCTTGATTCGGTCACGGTCGAGTCAGCGACGATGGACGAGCTGGACCGGCTGGTCGAGTGCTGGCTCGAACTGGCGGCGGGTCAGCGCGAGTACGGCTCGCAGTTGCAGACGGCGACCAACCGGAGTCGGATCCGCGACTCGTTCGCCCGGCGGATCGCCGGCGGGCAGGCACGCGTCGCCCGGGACGGCGACCGGATCGTCGGCTTCGTCACGTTCACGATGGAGGGCAGCACGTTTGCGAAGTCGGTCCAGCGCGGGGTCGTCCAGAACCTCTACGTCAAGCCCGAGTTGCGCGGCGAGGGGATCGGGACCCGATTGCTCGAAAGCGCGGAGCGCGCGCTCGTGGACGCCGGAGCAGACGTGATATCGCTGGAAGCGATGGCGGACAACGAGTCGGCCCGGCAGTTCTACCGCGATCGTGGCTACCGCCCCCATCGGGTCACCTACGAAAAGTCGGTCGAAAGCGATACGCCTTAAACCCTCACCCCACTACCACCACGTGCGCCAGGGGAGCTTGGGTGGTCCAAGCACCCGACTTGTAATCGGGAGTTCACGGGTTCAAATCCCGTCCCTGGCTCTTCTGCGCGAACGAACGTGAGCGATGAAAGTTACCGAGGGATTTGAACCCCGGAAGTCGCAGCGCGCGAATACGGTGAGCGCGACCGTCTTCCTCCGGTTCACAATCCCGTCTCTGGCTCTTCTACGCGAACGAACGTGAGCGATGAAAGTAACCGAGGGATTTGAACCCCGGAAGTCGCAGCGCGCGAACGCAGTGAGCGCGACCGTCTTCCTCCGGTTCACAATCCCGTCTCTGGCTCTTCTGCGCTCGCTCCCGCTGGTCACTCGCGCAAAAACATGGTTCTCGCGAGCAAAGCGAGCGAGAGCAGAGAAGTCCCAGCCCGCGAAGCGAAGCGAGCAGGGACTCTTCCCGTGGGAAAAGCCGCCCAGCAAAGCCCGCACCGCTAGAGATCGATTCGATCGCCGATCTCGATAACCTTGACCTGCTCGGGGTACTCGAAACTCCGGGCGTGGTGGTGCAACACGGCCGGGTCGGCGTTCAGTCCCTTCCACATGTCCCAGTGTGTCGGCACGAGCGTCTCGAGCTGGAGTTCGTTGGCGGCCTCGATAATCTCGTTTTCGTCGTTGTACCACTTCGTGTACTTGGGGTCGCGGGTCTGCTTGTCGCGGATCATCCCGGCGCTGCCGAACGCCAGCGCAGCCATGTCGATGTCGTATTGCTCCCCGACAGGCTCGAACGCACCCGGTCTGGCGTCGCCACCGTGGACGAACGTCCCCGCCTCGTGTTCGAAGACGTAAGCGACGGGATGGGTCGC
It contains:
- a CDS encoding GNAT family N-acetyltransferase, with protein sequence MSDLDSVTVESATMDELDRLVECWLELAAGQREYGSQLQTATNRSRIRDSFARRIAGGQARVARDGDRIVGFVTFTMEGSTFAKSVQRGVVQNLYVKPELRGEGIGTRLLESAERALVDAGADVISLEAMADNESARQFYRDRGYRPHRVTYEKSVESDTP
- a CDS encoding CBS domain-containing protein; translation: MNGDVTVQEAMTRDYVGVSGSDSVRETAKLLLEEETPGAVVLKGREPIGIVTASDALSWLVGDESADASVTECMSDVVPEVAPDQPIEAAVDELFAQSATMLVVTDNGGEPLGVLTQRDVIAATTFTPGEVTAERNAEPARLESESQAPADADGGYSEQGICERCGALTSDLVSFNGQLLCPDCRDV